From Antennarius striatus isolate MH-2024 chromosome 14, ASM4005453v1, whole genome shotgun sequence, the proteins below share one genomic window:
- the heyl gene encoding hairy/enhancer-of-split related with YRPW motif-like protein has translation MKRPHDYSSPDSDTDEFIDVGQEDGFCPVTGSMSPGSTSQILARKKRRGIIEKRRRDRINHSLSELRRLVPSAFEKQGSSKLEKAEILQMTVDHLKLLHAMGGKGYFDVRALAVDYRTLGFRECVGEVVRYLSSHDGESPDPLGARLVSHLSHCASELDPLLLQSPPASALPFPPWPWSSFPQISPTSQASSSPPFPSGRRDLALLGSYPSPSSLSLAPLAGCQQGAPPLLSPTALATVHRVPSLPASPAIVPSRPTMPSPHSATRASPLPLLTSSSPSASSSSSTLSSCVPLQISFRPFAPLGSPTAQHRGMSGSAKSAQEWGTEIGAF, from the exons ATGAAGAGACCCCACGACTACAGCTCCCCAGACTCGGACACGGACGAGTTTATAGACGTGGGACAAGAAGACGGCTTCTG CCCAGTCACAGGGTCCATGTCTCCTGGCAGCACCTCTCAGATTCTGGCCcgaaagaagagaagaggg ATCATAGAGAAGAGGCGCAGAGACCGGATAAATCACAGCTTGTCGGAGCTCAGGAGGCTGGTGCCCAGCGCATTTGAAAAGCAG GGTTCATCTAAGCTGGAGAAAGCAGAGATCTTGCAGATGACTGTCGACCACCTCAAACTTCTGCATGCCATGGGAGGAAAGG gTTACTTTGATGTGAGGGCCCTAGCAGTTGACTACAGGACCTTGGGCTTTAGGGAGTGTGTTGGGGAGGTGGTGCGGTACCTCAGCTCCCATGATGGGGAGTCCCCAGACCCTTTAGGAGCGCGCCTGGTGTCGCACCTTTCACACTGTGCAAGTGAGCTAGACCCTCTTCTCTTACAGTCTCCTCCAGCCTCTGCCCTGCCGTTTCCTCCATGGCCATGGTCATCTTTCCCTCAGATATCTCCCACCTCACAGGCCTCCTCTTCACCTCCCTTTCCCAGTGGACGAAGGGATTTGGCGCTTCTGGGAAGCTACCCATCCCCTTCCTCCCTCAGCCTTGCCCCCCTAGCGGGATGCCAGCAGGGTGCACCGCCACTCCTCTCGCCTACTGCCTTGGCCACCGTCCACAGGGTTCCCTCCCTTCCAGCCTCTCCAGCCATCGTCCCCTCCAGACCAACAATGCCGTCCCCTCACAGCGCCACCAGGGCCTCGCCTCTCCCTctgctcacctcctcctcaccttctgcctcctcctcctcttccactttATCATCTTGTGTCCCACTGCAAATCTCTTTTCGGCCTTTTGCTCCTCTGGGGTCTCCCACAGCCCAGCACAGGGGCATGAGCGGATCAGCCAAGTCGGCCCAGGAATGGGGAACTGAGATCGGAGCTTTCTAA